The nucleotide sequence TATGGAAAAGAAACTGACGTTCTCATATTACCCGCCAAGCGACGAGCTGAACATTCATTTCGGTGAGCCGCGCCCGGCGATCTCCAGGGAGATCGATGATGAAATTTACCTTCGCCTGGATCCCGAGACGCGGGAAGTCGTGGGCCTGACGGTGCTCCATTTTCGGCAGCGATTCGCCGGCGCCAAGAGCAAACCACTCTCGTTCGCCCTGCCGGTGCTGGCTCACATTAAGCTCTCCAAGCGAGAGACGAAAGCTCTGGGGATCAGCTAATGGTGAGAGTACCAGGGAGACGGATGCCCACGGAAAGTGAGAAATTGGGAGTCGCTTCAAAGAGGATTGGGACATTGAAAAAAAGCAACTTGAAACGCAAACTGGTAAAACACCACGGAGGGCGATCTGAGGAACCCTATCGTCACATCCTGGTGGCTGTGGCCGGGCAGACGCCGCAGATCATCACCGAGACGCTCTATGCCCTCATGGTCTTGCGCCGTCCGCCCATTCCCATTTCAGAAATCTTCATTCTCACCACCGCTCGCGGCGCTGAGGTTGCCCGCCGCGCCTTGCTCGACCGCGAGCAGGGCCAGTTCTTTGCCTTTTGCCGCGAGTATG is from Blastocatellia bacterium and encodes:
- a CDS encoding DUF2283 domain-containing protein; amino-acid sequence: MEKKLTFSYYPPSDELNIHFGEPRPAISREIDDEIYLRLDPETREVVGLTVLHFRQRFAGAKSKPLSFALPVLAHIKLSKRETKALGIS